One Aquamicrobium sp. genomic region harbors:
- a CDS encoding TRAP transporter permease translates to MATENDKTANAPLSEAELQDLVAASDTGARNPVGFAAWVISGVALCWSLFQLYIASPLPFMLSSATGLPLVFNDTQTRSIHLAFGVFLAFMAYPAFARSPRDRIPTLDWVFAIVAAFAALYIFIFYRDLARRPGLPITQDLVVAGIGMVLLLEATRRALGPPLAVVAMVFLAYVFFGSSPLVPDIIRWGGASFGRAMDQMWLSTGGVFGVPLGVSTAFVFLFVLFGSMLDRAGAGNFFIKLAFALLGHMRGGPAKAAVLSSMMTGMISGSSIANVVTTGTFTIPLMKRVGFTPEKAGSVEVASSVNGQIMPPVMGAAAFLMVEYIGIPYIEVIKHAFLPAVISYIALLYLVHLEAVRGDMPVLPKRVQSTGLQSLLRAGITIASIVILAGAVYYFIALVRMVLPGISGPALIVLLLAAYVALIWYASRVPDLDLDDPNAPVVELPLVKDVIKTGLHYLLPLFVLVWFLMVERRSPGLSAFYAVLLLIVVVLTQKPLKALFRGIRASEQVAAFREGFDDLIVGLIAGARNMIGIACATAAAGIIVGTVTLTGIGQVMAEFVEFLSGGNIFLILVFTAIISLVLGMGLPTTANYIVVSSLMAPVIVEVGAANGVLIPLIAAHMFVFYFGIMADVTPPVGLASFAAAAVSGGDPIKTGFVAFFYSLRTVLLPFIFVFNTDLLLIGVGWAGGTWIFLKATVAMLIFAAATQGFFMARNRIWETVALLLVTFLLLRPGFFLDLVQPPYDAIEPQRIHETVEAQPDDAEVRVHIAGPSFNDPDRTLDRIMAFDLGPAGESGQARFEAATGLAMRIEGDKAILDEPLDMNSLAGRTLSDMDFYADEPVTVTALEVAAERMPREVFYIPAILLLGLVIWSQRRRGGTLAGNPKAA, encoded by the coding sequence ATGGCGACAGAGAACGACAAGACCGCGAACGCGCCGCTGAGCGAGGCCGAGCTTCAGGACCTCGTGGCCGCTTCCGATACCGGCGCGCGCAATCCCGTCGGCTTCGCGGCATGGGTGATCTCGGGCGTGGCGCTGTGCTGGTCGCTGTTCCAGCTCTACATCGCCTCGCCATTGCCCTTCATGCTATCGAGCGCGACCGGCCTGCCGCTGGTGTTCAACGACACGCAGACGCGCTCCATCCATCTTGCCTTCGGCGTGTTCCTCGCCTTCATGGCCTATCCGGCCTTCGCCCGCAGCCCGCGCGACCGCATCCCGACGCTCGACTGGGTCTTCGCCATCGTCGCGGCCTTCGCCGCCCTCTACATCTTCATCTTCTACCGCGACCTCGCGCGCCGGCCCGGCCTGCCGATCACGCAGGACCTGGTGGTCGCCGGCATTGGCATGGTCCTGCTGCTGGAGGCGACGCGCCGCGCGCTCGGCCCGCCGCTCGCCGTCGTCGCCATGGTCTTCCTGGCCTATGTCTTCTTCGGCTCCTCGCCGCTGGTGCCCGACATCATCCGCTGGGGCGGCGCCTCCTTCGGCCGCGCCATGGACCAGATGTGGCTGTCCACCGGCGGCGTCTTCGGCGTGCCGCTCGGCGTCTCCACCGCCTTCGTGTTCCTGTTCGTGCTGTTCGGCTCGATGCTCGACAGGGCGGGCGCGGGCAATTTCTTCATCAAGCTCGCCTTCGCGCTGCTCGGCCACATGCGCGGCGGACCGGCCAAGGCGGCCGTGCTCTCCTCGATGATGACGGGGATGATCTCCGGCTCGTCCATCGCCAATGTGGTGACGACCGGCACCTTCACCATCCCGCTGATGAAGCGCGTCGGGTTCACGCCGGAGAAGGCCGGCTCGGTCGAGGTGGCGAGTTCGGTCAACGGCCAGATCATGCCGCCGGTCATGGGCGCGGCCGCCTTCCTGATGGTCGAATATATCGGCATCCCCTATATCGAGGTGATCAAGCACGCCTTCCTGCCGGCGGTCATCTCCTACATCGCCCTGCTCTACCTCGTGCATCTGGAAGCCGTGCGCGGCGACATGCCGGTCCTGCCCAAGCGGGTGCAGTCCACCGGCCTCCAGTCGCTGCTGCGCGCCGGCATCACCATCGCCTCGATCGTCATCCTGGCGGGCGCGGTCTACTACTTCATCGCCCTCGTGCGCATGGTGCTGCCCGGCATCTCCGGCCCGGCGCTGATCGTGCTTCTGCTCGCCGCCTATGTGGCGCTCATCTGGTACGCGTCGAGGGTTCCCGATCTCGACCTCGACGATCCCAACGCGCCGGTAGTCGAGCTGCCGCTGGTCAAGGACGTGATCAAGACCGGCCTGCACTATCTGCTGCCGCTCTTCGTGCTCGTCTGGTTCCTGATGGTCGAGCGCCGCTCGCCCGGTCTGTCGGCCTTCTACGCGGTGCTGCTGCTCATCGTCGTCGTCCTCACGCAAAAGCCGCTCAAGGCACTGTTCCGGGGCATCCGCGCCTCCGAGCAGGTCGCCGCCTTCCGCGAAGGCTTCGACGACCTGATCGTCGGCCTGATCGCGGGCGCGCGCAACATGATCGGCATCGCCTGCGCCACGGCCGCGGCCGGCATCATCGTCGGCACGGTCACGCTGACCGGCATCGGCCAGGTCATGGCAGAGTTCGTCGAGTTCCTGTCGGGCGGCAACATCTTCCTGATCCTGGTGTTCACCGCGATCATCAGCCTGGTTCTGGGCATGGGCCTGCCGACCACGGCCAACTACATCGTCGTCTCCTCGCTGATGGCCCCGGTCATCGTCGAGGTCGGCGCGGCCAACGGCGTGCTGATCCCGCTGATCGCGGCGCATATGTTCGTCTTCTATTTCGGCATCATGGCCGACGTGACGCCGCCCGTCGGCCTCGCCTCCTTCGCGGCGGCGGCCGTTTCCGGCGGCGACCCGATCAAGACCGGCTTCGTCGCCTTCTTCTATTCGCTGCGCACTGTGCTCCTGCCCTTCATCTTCGTCTTCAACACCGACCTGCTGCTGATCGGCGTCGGCTGGGCCGGGGGAACGTGGATATTCCTCAAGGCGACCGTCGCGATGCTCATCTTCGCGGCCGCGACGCAAGGCTTCTTCATGGCGCGGAACCGCATCTGGGAGACGGTGGCGCTGCTGCTCGTCACCTTCCTGCTCCTGCGTCCCGGCTTCTTCCTCGACCTGGTGCAGCCGCCCTATGACGCGATCGAGCCGCAGCGCATCCACGAAACGGTCGAGGCCCAGCCCGACGATGCCGAGGTGCGGGTGCATATCGCCGGCCCGTCCTTCAACGATCCCGACCGGACGCTCGACCGCATCATGGCTTTCGACCTCGGCCCGGCCGGCGAATCCGGCCAGGCCCGTTTCGAGGCCGCGACCGGCCTTGCCATGCGGATCGAGGGAGACAAGGCGATCCTCGACGAGCCGCTCGACATGAACAGCCTCGCCGGCCGCACCCTGTCGGACATGGATTTCTACGCCGACGAGCCGGTGACGGTCACGGCGCTCGAGGTGGCGGCCGAGCGCATGCCGCGCGAGGTGTTCTACATTCCGGCCATCCTGCTGCTCGGTCTGGTGATCTGGTCTCAGCGCCGGCGCGGCGGCACGCTCGCCGGCAATCCGAAGGCAGCGTGA
- a CDS encoding universal stress protein yields the protein MYRNILVTVDLGEAEAEKKAIKTAVELARFTGANLHVLTVVPDYGLSLVGGFFPKDHEKQAIEHANKALHDYTKANVPADVKHRHIVGHGSIYREILHYAAVSKADLIVLMASKPGPENYLLGPNAARVARHADVSVHVVR from the coding sequence ATGTACAGGAACATTCTTGTGACGGTCGATCTCGGCGAGGCCGAGGCGGAGAAGAAGGCGATCAAAACCGCCGTGGAGCTGGCGCGGTTCACCGGCGCCAACCTTCACGTGCTCACGGTCGTGCCGGATTACGGCCTGTCCCTCGTCGGCGGCTTCTTCCCGAAGGACCACGAGAAGCAGGCGATCGAGCACGCGAACAAGGCGCTGCACGACTATACGAAGGCGAACGTCCCAGCGGACGTGAAGCATCGCCACATCGTCGGCCACGGCTCGATCTATCGGGAGATTTTGCACTATGCCGCAGTCAGCAAGGCCGATCTCATCGTGCTCATGGCCTCCAAGCCGGGCCCTGAGAACTATCTTCTCGGACCGAACGCGGCCCGCGTGGCCCGCCATGCAGACGTGTCCGTGCATGTGGTCAGATAG
- a CDS encoding TRAP transporter large permease, protein MVTILFASFFVLLLIGVPVAFSLAISAALAVWFGSSYPMLVVVKEMFSCLDSFPLMAVPFFILAAEVMTGGAMTTVLLRFASQFVGHLRGGLGYANVLSSTMFAGISGSALADAAGPGAMMVRMMEKSGYDKSYAGALTASSAVIGPIIPPSNIMILYAMQVSEVSVGGLFMAGIVPGLAMTAMLCAANWHVCRQRGYRASEPRPALAEMVRTTFLAIPALMLVVIIIGGIRGGIFTPTEASVVAVFYAVLCGTFVYRSLKPRDLPAILLRAALVSVSVLVILAAARAFAWVLIIESVPQTLADVISGWNLSPIVFLLAVNLLLILFGLFMDPLPGVMVLVPILSPIAHSLGIDPFQFAMIVIVNLTIGLITPPVGALLFVISSTVRLNVGELVREMPPFMVAHLIVLTMLTLIPSLSTWLPHASGF, encoded by the coding sequence ATGGTGACAATCCTCTTCGCCTCTTTCTTCGTTCTTCTCCTTATCGGCGTTCCGGTCGCATTCTCGCTCGCGATTTCGGCGGCACTGGCCGTCTGGTTCGGATCGAGCTATCCGATGCTTGTCGTGGTAAAGGAGATGTTCTCCTGCCTGGACAGCTTCCCGTTAATGGCCGTGCCGTTCTTCATCCTCGCCGCCGAGGTGATGACCGGCGGTGCGATGACGACCGTCTTGCTGCGCTTCGCCTCGCAGTTCGTCGGTCATCTGCGTGGCGGTCTGGGCTATGCGAACGTGCTGTCATCGACGATGTTCGCGGGCATCTCCGGGTCGGCTCTCGCCGACGCGGCCGGCCCCGGCGCGATGATGGTGCGCATGATGGAGAAAAGCGGCTACGACAAGTCCTACGCCGGCGCGTTGACAGCATCGAGCGCGGTTATCGGGCCGATCATCCCCCCGTCGAACATCATGATCCTCTATGCCATGCAGGTCAGCGAGGTCTCGGTCGGCGGGCTGTTTATGGCCGGCATCGTGCCGGGGCTCGCGATGACGGCCATGCTGTGCGCGGCCAACTGGCATGTCTGTCGCCAGCGGGGATACCGCGCGAGCGAACCAAGGCCAGCGCTCGCCGAAATGGTGCGGACGACGTTCCTGGCGATCCCGGCCCTGATGCTGGTGGTGATCATCATCGGCGGCATCCGCGGCGGCATCTTCACGCCGACCGAAGCGTCGGTGGTCGCTGTTTTCTACGCGGTGCTGTGCGGAACGTTCGTCTACAGGTCCCTCAAGCCGCGCGATCTGCCAGCGATCCTCCTGCGCGCCGCACTCGTCAGCGTCTCGGTGCTCGTCATCCTGGCCGCCGCCCGCGCTTTCGCGTGGGTCTTGATCATCGAGAGCGTTCCGCAGACGCTTGCCGACGTAATCTCAGGCTGGAACCTGAGCCCGATCGTCTTTCTGCTCGCCGTCAACCTGCTGCTGATTCTGTTCGGCCTGTTCATGGACCCGCTGCCCGGTGTGATGGTGCTCGTGCCGATCCTTTCGCCTATTGCGCACAGTCTCGGCATAGACCCGTTCCAGTTCGCGATGATCGTGATCGTGAACCTGACGATCGGACTGATCACGCCGCCGGTCGGCGCACTGCTGTTCGTTATCTCATCAACGGTGAGGCTCAACGTGGGCGAACTCGTACGAGAGATGCCGCCGTTCATGGTCGCGCACCTGATCGTGCTCACGATGCTGACACTGATTCCGTCGCTTTCGACATGGCTGCCACACGCAAGCGGCTTCTGA
- a CDS encoding TRAP transporter small permease: MKMYERHFVTVNEWLVLLMLAAMAVIVFTNVALRYLTNFSLTWAEEVARYLMIWMTFLGAGLVLRSGGHVAITNLHDLLPDRASRALRMVVSMLVLGFFAGMAWFGHDYMSRMGRQLTPATRIPFYTIYAAMPVGFALLIVHFLLVLKNYVATGGSTDDVPTNGG, translated from the coding sequence ATGAAAATGTACGAGCGTCATTTCGTGACGGTCAACGAATGGCTGGTGCTGCTGATGCTGGCAGCGATGGCGGTGATCGTCTTCACCAATGTCGCGCTACGCTATCTGACCAACTTCTCGCTAACCTGGGCGGAAGAAGTCGCCCGCTACCTGATGATCTGGATGACGTTTCTCGGTGCAGGGCTGGTCCTGCGCTCGGGCGGACACGTCGCGATAACCAATCTGCACGACCTCTTGCCGGATCGTGCAAGCCGTGCGCTGCGCATGGTCGTCTCGATGCTCGTGCTAGGCTTTTTCGCCGGGATGGCATGGTTCGGCCATGACTACATGTCGCGCATGGGCCGCCAGCTGACGCCCGCGACGAGAATCCCCTTTTACACCATCTATGCCGCCATGCCGGTCGGCTTTGCGCTGCTCATCGTCCACTTCCTGCTGGTTCTTAAGAACTACGTGGCGACGGGCGGGAGCACGGACGATGTTCCGACGAACGGCGGTTGA
- a CDS encoding TRAP transporter substrate-binding protein codes for MLHSRRQFVRAALAAATLAGLATSASAQQEIKLGYALAPTSHYGVAADRWQEYVEAESDGRYTFRHFPSSGLGGEREVIEGVQLGTVETTIVSSGTLSNFVPEAGVFDIPFLFRDLGHARRVLDGPVGQEILAKFDDVGLVAVAWGEQGFRHITNNRNAIEAPADIAGLKLRTMENPTHITAFETLGAAPTPMAWPEVIGALEQGTIDGQENPLTVITSAKLSEVQTYLTLSGHVYSPTVFLVSRPLWDGLSQEDQEMFRMGAVEAVTAMRAFVDGVETSGVEQLKSEGMTVGELSTEQKAAFQGALEAAYEQYYGIYGKDLVERIIATE; via the coding sequence ATGCTGCATTCGAGAAGACAATTCGTTCGCGCCGCGCTCGCTGCCGCGACACTGGCGGGTCTCGCCACATCGGCATCCGCGCAACAGGAGATCAAGCTCGGCTATGCGCTGGCTCCGACATCGCATTATGGTGTCGCGGCCGATCGCTGGCAGGAATATGTTGAGGCGGAAAGCGACGGGCGTTACACGTTCCGGCACTTTCCATCCTCCGGGCTCGGCGGCGAGCGCGAAGTGATCGAGGGCGTCCAGCTCGGCACCGTCGAGACGACAATCGTATCCTCCGGAACCCTGTCCAACTTCGTGCCGGAAGCAGGTGTCTTCGACATACCATTTCTCTTTCGCGACCTTGGCCACGCGCGCCGGGTGCTCGACGGCCCGGTGGGACAGGAGATTCTCGCGAAGTTCGACGATGTCGGGCTGGTCGCGGTCGCATGGGGCGAGCAGGGTTTCCGCCACATCACAAACAACCGCAATGCCATCGAAGCGCCGGCTGATATCGCGGGCCTGAAGCTGCGGACGATGGAGAACCCCACTCACATAACCGCCTTCGAGACGCTTGGGGCCGCACCCACGCCGATGGCATGGCCGGAAGTCATCGGGGCTCTGGAGCAGGGCACGATCGACGGTCAGGAGAACCCGCTCACCGTTATCACCTCGGCGAAACTCTCCGAAGTCCAGACCTATCTCACCCTCTCGGGGCACGTCTATTCGCCGACGGTGTTCCTCGTCTCCCGTCCGCTCTGGGACGGCCTGTCTCAGGAAGACCAGGAGATGTTTCGCATGGGCGCCGTCGAAGCCGTTACGGCGATGCGCGCCTTCGTCGATGGCGTCGAAACCTCGGGCGTGGAGCAGTTGAAATCCGAGGGCATGACCGTCGGCGAACTGTCCACGGAGCAGAAGGCAGCGTTCCAGGGCGCGCTGGAGGCCGCCTATGAGCAGTATTACGGCATCTACGGCAAGGATCTCGTCGAACGGATCATCGCGACCGAATAA
- the ilvD gene encoding dihydroxy-acid dehydratase, with protein sequence MPQKLRSSKITKGVERSPNRAMFRALGYRSEDFAKPMIGIANGHSTITPCNAGLQPLADAAAAAIKAAGANPQMFGVPTISDGMSMGTEGMKYSLVSREVIADCVETTVQGQWMDGVLVIGGCDKNKPGGMIGIARANVPAVYVYGGTIKPGNWKGEDLSVISSFEAVGAIRAGRMSQEDFEGIERHACPTTGACGGMYTANTMASSFEALGMSLLGSSLMANVDQEKLDSTTASATVLVEAVRKGIRPRDIITRESIENAIALVMATGGSTNAVLHYLAICHAADVEWTLEDFERVRRRVPVICDLKPSGRYMAVDLHRQGGVPQVLKLLLNAGLINPDCLTITGRTIAEELADVPDHPPSNQDVVRPVDAPLYKEGHLAVLRGNLAEGGAVAKITGLKSTSITGPARVFNDEQSALDAILSGAIQPGDVLVLRYLGPKGGPGMPEMLAPTSAIVGRGLGDKVGLITDGRFSGGSWGMLVGHVTPEAFVGGTIALVEEGDKITIDAGRRLLQLEVSTEEIERRRREWRQPAPRYTRGVLAKFAALARPANEGAVTG encoded by the coding sequence GTGCCGCAGAAACTGCGATCGAGCAAGATCACCAAAGGCGTCGAACGTTCGCCCAATCGGGCGATGTTTCGGGCGCTCGGCTATCGAAGCGAGGACTTCGCGAAGCCGATGATCGGGATTGCCAACGGCCACTCGACGATCACGCCCTGCAACGCGGGACTTCAGCCTCTCGCTGACGCCGCCGCCGCTGCGATCAAGGCGGCCGGCGCCAATCCCCAGATGTTCGGCGTTCCCACCATCTCCGACGGCATGTCGATGGGCACCGAAGGCATGAAATACTCGCTCGTTTCGCGTGAGGTGATCGCGGATTGCGTCGAAACGACAGTTCAGGGCCAGTGGATGGATGGTGTTCTCGTCATCGGCGGCTGCGACAAGAACAAGCCCGGAGGCATGATCGGCATCGCGCGGGCGAACGTACCGGCGGTCTATGTCTATGGCGGCACCATCAAGCCAGGAAACTGGAAGGGCGAGGACCTGTCGGTCATCTCGTCATTCGAAGCCGTCGGCGCGATCAGGGCTGGTCGCATGAGCCAGGAGGATTTCGAGGGCATCGAACGGCACGCATGTCCAACCACGGGCGCCTGTGGCGGCATGTATACGGCGAACACGATGGCTTCGTCCTTCGAGGCGCTCGGCATGTCGCTGCTCGGCTCCTCACTGATGGCCAATGTCGATCAGGAGAAGCTGGATTCTACGACCGCTTCGGCAACCGTTCTGGTGGAGGCGGTCAGGAAAGGCATCAGGCCGCGCGATATCATCACGCGCGAAAGCATCGAGAACGCCATCGCCCTGGTGATGGCGACCGGCGGCTCTACCAACGCGGTGCTTCACTATCTGGCCATCTGCCATGCAGCCGATGTCGAGTGGACGCTCGAGGATTTCGAGCGCGTTCGTAGAAGGGTCCCGGTCATCTGCGACCTCAAGCCTTCCGGCCGATACATGGCGGTAGACCTGCACCGTCAGGGCGGCGTGCCGCAGGTGCTCAAGCTGCTGCTCAACGCTGGGCTCATCAATCCCGACTGCCTGACGATCACCGGCCGGACCATCGCGGAGGAACTCGCGGACGTTCCCGACCATCCACCATCCAACCAGGACGTGGTGCGCCCCGTCGATGCGCCGCTCTACAAAGAAGGTCATCTTGCGGTTCTGCGCGGCAATCTGGCAGAGGGCGGCGCCGTTGCGAAGATCACCGGCCTGAAGTCGACGTCGATCACCGGACCGGCGCGCGTGTTCAACGACGAACAATCCGCGCTGGACGCCATTCTTTCCGGTGCGATCCAGCCGGGCGACGTGCTCGTGCTGCGCTATCTCGGACCGAAGGGCGGTCCCGGCATGCCGGAGATGCTCGCACCGACCTCGGCGATCGTCGGCCGCGGGCTCGGCGACAAGGTCGGTCTCATCACCGACGGGCGCTTTTCCGGCGGCTCGTGGGGCATGCTCGTCGGCCATGTCACGCCGGAGGCGTTCGTCGGCGGAACGATTGCGCTGGTCGAGGAGGGCGACAAGATCACGATCGACGCCGGACGCCGCCTGCTCCAGCTCGAGGTTTCGACAGAAGAGATCGAAAGACGGCGGCGCGAGTGGCGTCAGCCTGCTCCGCGCTACACGCGCGGCGTGCTTGCGAAGTTCGCCGCTCTCGCCAGGCCGGCCAATGAAGGAGCCGTAACCGGATAG
- a CDS encoding LysR family transcriptional regulator, translated as MELRQLRHFVAVAEELHFGRAAERLHMTQPPLSQSIQALEVDLGVQLFFRTKRTVRLTPIGNEWLPYARRVLGEAMELPDLARRLSRGEVGRLRVAFVSFVGYSFLPRLVSRFKQSFPEVEIDLHEATSNVQLESLLAGELDVGLMIPPPNRAMPAPLGYVPISSEELIVAMPSRWVDGSDPASKERTVSFDDLRDKPLVLFPRTGAPVLHDLVTRLYADHGAQPVVGQRAMQMQTIINLVAEGMGLAFVPSSMRSLSPSGVSYLRLRESAPTIEVGMGWRPEQASEIVRKFVAFVEDEMAKGRGEVCLTSTVALG; from the coding sequence ATGGAATTGCGCCAACTTCGCCATTTCGTTGCCGTGGCCGAAGAACTGCACTTCGGCAGGGCGGCCGAGCGCCTGCATATGACGCAGCCTCCGCTCAGCCAGAGCATACAGGCGCTGGAGGTTGATCTTGGGGTGCAACTGTTCTTCCGCACCAAGCGAACTGTGCGGCTGACGCCGATTGGAAATGAGTGGCTGCCATACGCAAGACGCGTTTTGGGCGAAGCGATGGAGCTTCCGGACCTGGCGCGGCGCCTGTCGCGAGGTGAGGTCGGCAGGCTGCGCGTGGCTTTCGTCAGCTTCGTCGGTTACAGCTTCCTGCCGAGGCTGGTCAGCCGCTTCAAGCAATCCTTCCCCGAAGTGGAAATCGATTTGCACGAAGCGACCAGCAACGTCCAGCTCGAGAGCTTGCTTGCAGGTGAACTGGATGTCGGCCTGATGATCCCGCCACCGAACCGTGCCATGCCGGCGCCCCTCGGCTACGTGCCGATCAGTTCGGAAGAACTCATTGTTGCGATGCCGTCACGCTGGGTGGATGGCAGCGATCCCGCCTCCAAGGAACGAACTGTCTCGTTCGATGATCTGAGGGACAAGCCGCTTGTGCTTTTTCCCCGCACGGGAGCGCCTGTTCTTCATGATCTCGTCACTCGCTTGTACGCCGATCACGGAGCACAACCCGTTGTCGGCCAGCGCGCGATGCAAATGCAGACCATCATCAATCTGGTGGCCGAGGGAATGGGGTTGGCGTTCGTTCCGAGTTCCATGCGCAGCCTGTCGCCGTCTGGTGTCTCCTATCTGCGGCTGCGGGAAAGTGCCCCCACGATCGAAGTGGGGATGGGCTGGAGACCGGAACAAGCCTCAGAAATCGTCCGGAAGTTTGTCGCATTTGTCGAAGATGAAATGGCAAAAGGGCGAGGTGAGGTATGCCTGACATCTACGGTCGCGTTGGGATGA
- a CDS encoding glycosyltransferase: protein MVEFLFFVSGVLLLVNLASIAIAAWRLDPDGIEAPAAAGRPAAPPVSIVIPVRGIETFSRETLASAFRLEWDEYELIFCVADRADPIVAAIEAAMAAHPWVAARVLFGDDRISANPKLNNCVKGWRAARHDWVAIADSNVLMPKDFVRRLMAARRTDTGLVCSTPLATRPGNFWAEVECAFLNTHQVRWQYAGEALGFGFAQGKTMLWSKPLLDAQGGIEALAADIAEDAAATKLVHRLGLKVHLVSSPFAQPLGRRSLGEIWARQARWARLRRVTFPAFFAPEILLGALPPLVLVLAAAAIGGISLPATAAFVLAAAYLPELLLARAKNWRLSLYALPALLARDLVMPVVWLRSWVVGRFEWRGNPMTAGTRISELGEAAALPAHRAH from the coding sequence ATGGTCGAATTTCTCTTCTTCGTCTCCGGGGTGCTGCTTCTCGTCAATCTGGCCAGCATCGCGATCGCCGCGTGGCGGCTCGATCCTGACGGCATCGAGGCGCCCGCCGCCGCCGGGCGGCCTGCGGCTCCCCCGGTGTCCATCGTCATCCCCGTGCGCGGCATCGAGACGTTCTCGCGCGAGACCCTGGCGAGCGCGTTCCGCCTCGAATGGGACGAATACGAGCTGATCTTCTGCGTCGCCGACCGCGCCGACCCGATCGTCGCGGCGATCGAGGCGGCGATGGCGGCCCATCCGTGGGTCGCGGCGCGGGTGCTCTTCGGCGACGACCGCATCAGCGCCAATCCCAAGCTCAACAATTGCGTCAAGGGCTGGCGCGCCGCGCGCCACGACTGGGTGGCGATCGCCGATTCCAACGTGCTGATGCCGAAGGACTTCGTGCGCCGCCTGATGGCGGCCCGGCGCACGGACACCGGCCTCGTCTGCTCCACGCCGCTCGCCACCCGCCCCGGCAATTTCTGGGCCGAGGTCGAGTGCGCCTTCCTCAACACGCATCAGGTGCGCTGGCAGTATGCCGGCGAGGCGCTGGGCTTCGGCTTCGCCCAGGGCAAGACCATGCTGTGGTCGAAGCCGCTTCTCGACGCCCAAGGCGGGATCGAGGCGCTGGCCGCCGACATCGCCGAGGATGCAGCCGCGACCAAGCTGGTCCACCGCCTCGGGCTGAAGGTCCATCTCGTCTCCTCGCCCTTCGCGCAGCCGCTCGGCCGGCGCAGCCTCGGCGAGATCTGGGCGCGGCAGGCCCGCTGGGCGCGGCTGCGCCGCGTCACCTTCCCGGCGTTCTTCGCGCCCGAGATCCTGCTCGGCGCGTTGCCGCCGCTCGTCCTTGTGCTGGCCGCAGCGGCCATCGGCGGCATCAGCCTGCCGGCGACGGCCGCCTTCGTCCTCGCCGCGGCCTATCTGCCGGAGCTGCTGCTGGCGCGGGCGAAGAACTGGCGCCTTTCTCTTTACGCCCTGCCGGCGCTGCTGGCGCGCGACCTCGTCATGCCGGTGGTCTGGCTCCGCAGCTGGGTGGTCGGCCGGTTCGAGTGGCGCGGGAACCCGATGACCGCCGGCACGCGGATCTCCGAGCTGGGGGAAGCCGCCGCGCTTCCGGCGCACCGGGCGCATTGA